The region TCGAACAATCCGCATTGAAGCCGTACCGGTTTTTTCATAACAGGATGCTGAAGTAAAGTATTTAGCGGGTGTAGCCTTAGGTAAGTCTTTTTGAACGCTAGGTTCATAACCAAATGGTGCAAGAATCGACTTTACCATACGACCGATGACAGTTCTTGTGAAACCGTCCCTTAAGTCTATGGTGGGGTTATTGCTATTATCAAAAAAGCTCTCGACTTCGCTGACACAAGCTGATAATGCTGGCTTGCCTGCATTTGAAGCATCTATCATAGCAATTATGTTTTCTTCTTTCGAGAGAATGTTGAAAATAGCAATTGCATCAGGATTATTGGCAAATTTTGAGCAATTAGGATTTTCCTTGAGAAAATCATTAAAAGTAGCTTTCATTATACAAATCCCCTTTCAGGTAGTTAATTTTACATATGTAATATAACATATGTAAAATTAGATGTCAATGAGTTATTTATAAAAAGTATTATCGGAGAGTGATGCCTATGAAAATCTTTTCCCGTTTGTTCAAAGCAAGGGATAAGCCGAAAAACAGTCTGTTCGGTAATGCATATAGCTTTTTCTTCGGCGGCACATCCAGCGGAAAGACTGTCAATGAGCGGACTGCAATGCAGACAACGGCAGTGTATGCCTGTGTAAGGATACTTGCAGAAGCCATCGCCGGGCTTCCGCTTCATGTGTACCGCTATAAAGAAGACGGTGGCAAAGAAAAAGCGTTGACCCACCCGCTCTATTATTTACTCCATGACGAACCAAACCCTGAGATGAGTTCATTCGTGTTCCGAGAAACACTAATGAGTCATCTTCTTTTATGGGGAAATGCTTACGCTCAGATTATCAGGGACGGTTCCGGACGAGTGCTGGCGCTTTATCCACTTTTGCCAAACAAAATGACGGTAGACAGGGCTCCAAACGGAGAACTGTTTTACACTTATCGGCGCGACAGCGATGAGAGTAGGGTTAATCCAAAAGCAGGCCTTATATACCTACGAAGTGATGAGGTTCTTCACATCCCGGGACTCGGTTTTGACGGACTGATCGGATACTCCCCTATCGCTATGGCCAAGAACGCCATAGGCATGGCTATTGCCTGTGAAGAGTACGGTGCATCCTTTTTTGCCAACGGTGCAAATCCGGGCGGTGTGCTGGAACATCCCGGCGTATTAAAGGATCCAGCAAAGGTGCGTGAAAGCTGGAACGCTGTCTATCAAGGCAGTGCCAACGCTCACCGCATTGCCGTTCTGGAAGAGGGCATGAAGTTCCAGCCAATCGGCATCCCGCCTGAACAGGCACAGTTTCTGGAGACAAGAAAATTCCAGATAAACGAGATCGCCCGGATATTCCGCGTGCCTCCCCATATGGTTGGAGACCTTGAAAAGTCGAGCTTTTCAAACATCGAGCAGCAGTCTCTGGAATTTGTCAAATACACGCTTGATCCGTGGGTGGTGCGCTGGGAACAGGCTCTTCAAAAGGCGCTGCTTTTACCGTCGGAGAAGCGGACATACTTTGTCAAGTTCAATGTGGATGGCCTTCTGCGCGGGGATTATGCAAGCCGCATGAACGGTTATGCCGTAGCACGCCAGAACGGCTGGATGTCTGCTAACGATATCCGAGAGCTTGAGAACATGAACCGGATACCAGAGGAGTTGGGCGGTGACCTGTATCTCATCAACGGTAATATGACCAAGCTTGCCGATGCTGGAGCATTTGCAGGAAAAACCAATGCTGAAACGGAGGGATCAAAAAGATGAACAAATCACAAAAACCAAGGCCGGTTCGCCGTTTCTGGAACTGGATACAAAACGATGACGGTAGCCGGACATTATATCTTGACGGACCTATAGCCGAAGAAAGCTGGCTGGGAGACGAAGTGACTCCCAAACAGTTCAAATCAGAGCTGTTATCCGGAGAGGGCGATATAACGATCTGGATCAACAGCCCGGGCGGTGATATATTTGCAGCCAACCAGATTTACAACATGCTTATGGATTACAAAGGCAAAGTGACGGTAAAGATTGACGGTATTGCAGCCAGCGCCGCTTCGGTCATAGCTATGGCCGGAGGTGACGTCTTTATGTCACCAGTCAGCATGATGATGATTCACAACCCTATGACAATAGCCATCGGTGATACGGAAGAAATGGAGAAAGCTATCGCAATGCTGGAAGAAATAAAGGAATCCATCATCAACGCTTATGAGCTGAAAACCAGACTTTCCAGGGCAAAAATATCGCACCTAATGGATGCAGAAAGCTGGTTTAACGCAAGAAAAGCGGTGGAACTTGGCTTTGCCGATGGAATCTTGTTTATGGAGGATGAATCATTCCCATCCGAATTTGAAGTATCAGGAGGAATGATCTTCAGCAGGCAGGCAGTAACAAATTCCATCCTGCGAAAGCTTAAACCAAAAGAAAAACCAAAAGGAACCCCGATTGAGTCGCTTGAGAAGCGGCTTTTTCTACTTTTACCCCACTAAATCTGCGATTTAGCGGGGACCCCAAATAAAACCGTAAGGAGGATTTGATTATGAGCAAAATACTGGAACTGCGTGAAAAACGCGCTAAAGTATGGGAAGCTGCTAAAGCTTTCCTCGACAGCAAACGCGGGAACGACGGACTGCTTTCACCGGAGGATACCGCGACTTATGAAAAAATGGAAGCCGACGTTATTGCGCTGGGCAAAGAAATAGAGCGTCTTGAGCGTCAGGCTGCCATAGATTTGGAACTGTCAAAACCGTTGAATATTCCTATTACAGACAAACCCACTTCCATATCTGGCAACAATGAAAAAACCGGACGTGCCAGCGATGAGTACAGGCAGTCTTTCTGGAACATGATGCGCGGCAGGCGCAAATATGACGTACACAACGCGCTGCAGATTGGAGAGGACACCGAAGGTGGATATCTTGTTCCCGACGACTTTGAGCGTACTCTTGTGGAAGCACTGGAGGAGGAGAATATATTTAGGCAGATTGCCAATGTTATTACCACGTCCAGCGGTGACAAGAAAATTCCTGTGGTGGCAAGCAAGGGTACTGCATCCTGGGTGGATGAGGAAGGCCAGATTCCCGAAAGCGATGACTCCTTTGCACAGGTATCCATCGGCGCATATAAGCTGGCTACTATGATCAAGGTGTCAGAGGAATTGTTAAACGATAGTGTATTCAACCTTGAACAGTATATAGCCAAAGAATTCGCCCGCCGAATCGGAGCAAAAGAGGAGGAAGCATTTTTTATCGGCGACGGATCTGGCAAGCCAACCGGTATCTTGGCGGATAACGGCGGTGGCGAGATAGGAGTAACCGCGGCGAGCGCGACAGCTATTACCCTTGACGAGATCATGGACTTGTTCTACAGTCTAAAGTCTCCGTACCGCAGGAACGCTGTATTCATTATGAATGATTCGACAATTAAAGCTATAAGGAAGCTCAAAGACAACAACGGTCAGTATCTCTGGCAGCCTTCTGTAACTGCTGGAACACCGGATACTATCCTCAATCGTCCAGTTAAAACTTCTGCATTTATGCCAGCCATTGCCGCCGGAGCAAAAACGATTGTATTCGGCGATTTTTCTTATTACTGGGTGGCAGACCGTCAAGGCAGGGTTTTTAAGCGGCTTAATGAGTTGTATGCTGCGACCGGACAAGTTGGATTCATGGCAACCCAGCGTGTAGATGGAAAGCTGGTACTGTCTGAAGCAGTCAAGATACTGCAGCAGAAATCAACTTAATGAAAACGGAGGGCTGCGGCATGGAACTTTTGGAGAAGGTTAAAGCAAACCTCATATTGCAACACAACGAAGATGACGCACTTTTACAAGAGTATATCAAAGCCGCAGTGGCCTATGCGGAAAGTTACCAGAAAAAGCCGGAAGGATATTATGCCGAAAACCCCATGCCGCCTACTACTGAGCAGGCTGTCATTATGCTGTCGAGCCATTTTTATGAAAGCAGGGATGGCTCGACGGCTGGCTTTTTTGGAGATAGTGTGCAGGCAGGACAGCAGGTATGGAATACAGTAAATCTATTGCTGCGGCTCGACCGGGATTGGAAGATATAGGGGCCCCCGCAAAGTCATCCGACTTTGTGGGGAGAGGACGAACAACGGAATGAATGAGCTTTTCGCGCTTGCGCGGAAACGAATGATATGGAGTTTGTGAGGACGATATGAGCTTTGGAAAAATGAAAACTTTCGTGGACATTATCTCAGTCAAGCCGGTTAAGGATAGTGAGGGTTTTACTGAAAAAGATGATGTCATTCTTGCTTCGGTAAGGGCATACAAGGAAGATAGGCATGGCAGTGAAAAATGGGCAAACAGGGCGGCGTTTTCGCAGGCGTCTGCCCTGTTCCGCTTCCGTAAGATACCTAACCTGGAAGTTACCACAGATCTTGTACTCGTTTGCAGCGATGGCAGGTACAACATTATCAGTGTTGAGGACGTAAAAGGACGTGGAATGTATATTGAGGTGCTTGCGGAAAAAGTGAAATCAAGCAAAGCATAAAAGGAGGGGCTGCAACGTGGCTAAGGTGGAAGTTAAATTGCCGGAACAGTTCTTGCTCAAGTTATCCAGACTTGGAGAAAGAACAGACGAAATCATACCTAAGGTGCTGGAAGCAGGCGGGGAAGTGGTTCTTTCAAAAGTGAAGTCCAATCTTCAGTCAGTTATCGGGAGCGGCACTAAATATCCGTCCAGAGCAACCGGTGAATTGGTAAATGCTTTGGGACTCTCTCCTGCCAAACAGGACAGGGATGGAAACCACAACATAAAAATCGGCTTTACTGAACCAAGGAAGGATGGGGAAAGCAATGCGAAGATTGCCAATATTATTGAGTATGGCAAGTCCGGGCAGCCTCCAAGGCCCTTTTTGAAACCGGCAAAATCAGCTACAAGGAAGTCCTGCATCGAAGTAATGAAGTCAAGACTGGAACAGGAGCTGGGTCGTATATGAGCATATTGTCAGAATTAAACTCGTTATTGGATGGTTTGGGTATCCCCATTGAAACCGGGGTATTTAGCGGTGTACCGCCAGATGAGTACCTTGTCATTACTCCGATGACAGATACATTTGAAGTTTTTGCAGACAACCGGCCTCAGGTAGAAACCCAGGAGGTAAGGTTGTCTTTATTTATAAAGGGAAACTACACTGCCCGTAAAAGCGAAATAGTGAACACATTGCTTCAAGCAGGCTTTACCATTACCGACAGGCGGTATATAGGCCATGAGGACGATACCGGCTATCACCACTATGCCATTGATGTGGCAAAAGAGTATGAAGTAAAGGAGGAATGAAAAACATGGCCACAATCGGACTGGACAGGTTATATTATGCCAAAATAACTGAGAATGAAAACGGAGAAGAGACATACGACACGCCTGTTCCGCTGGCTAAGGCTATTACGGCAGAGCTTTCTGTAGAACTAGCAGAGGCGACACTTTATGCCGATGACGGGGCGGCAGAAGTGGTCAAGGAATTTCAAAGCGGCACACTGACTCTTGGTGTTGCAGATATCGGAGTAGACGCTGCTGAGGTTTTGACGGGAGCCACCCTTGATGACAATAAGGTGCTGATTTCCACCAGTGAGGATGGAGGTGCGCCTGTGGCAATTGGCTTTAGAGCCAAGAAAGCTAACGGCAAGTACAGGTATTTTTGGCTTTACAGGGTTAAATTCGGAATCCCGGCGACAAATCTGCAGACGAAGGGCGACAGCATTACCTTTTCGACACCCACCATTGAAGGGACAGTCATGAGACGTAACAAACCAGATGGCCAGGGAAAGCACCCTTGGAAGGCGGAGGTCAGCGAAGACGATCCCGGTGTATCGCCTGAAACTATTACCGGCTGGTATACGGAAGTTTATGAGCCGGTATTTGCTGTGGGAGGAGGCAGTGAATGATGCAGGATAATGACAGAAGCGCGATTATCAAAATCGGCGATGAAGAATATCAGCTTATACTAACCACTAAAGCGACAAAGGAGATTGCAAAAAGATACGGCGGTCTTGAAAACCTCGGCACAAAACTGATGAAAACCGAGAACTTCGAAATGGCTCTTGACGAAGTGGTGTGGCTGATTACACTGCTGGCCAACCAGAGCATTTTGATACACAACCTCAAAAATCAAGAAAAGCGTGAACTCCTTACCGAAGAGACAGTGGAACTTCTCACATCTCCTTTGGAACTGGCAGCATATAAAAACGCTATTATGGAAGCAATGTTCAAGGGGACCAAAAGAAACGTTGAAAGTGAGGATGATTTAAAAAACACACCGGCCGAGTGAGCGATGAGGAATCGTTCACTCGGCTTTTATATTACGGCACTGTCCAGCTTAATCGTTCAGAGGAAGAAGTATGGCTCATGCCTATTGGATACCTGCTTGATTTATGGGAGTGCCATAAGCAGTTTTTAGGGCTGGCGAAACCAAAGCGTATGTTTACCATTGATGATGTGATACCTTATGGAATTTAAAAATTTTGCAGGAAAGGAGGCGGTTATGTGGCAGACAATTTTGGCCTGAAGATCGGGATTGAAGGCGAAAAGGAATTTAAAAACGCCATTCGTGAGATCAACCAAAGTTTTAAGGTACTGGGTAGCGAAATGAACCTGGTCGCATCTCAGTTCGACAAGCAGGATAAGTCAGTTGAAGCTGTTACTGCAAGAAACAAGGTGCTTAACAAAGAGATCGAATTGCAGAAAGAAAAAATAGCTACTTTGGAGAAAGCCCTTGCCAATGCCGCCTCATCTTTCGGAGAAACCGACAAGCGGACGCAGTCCTGGCAGATACAGCTCAACAACGCCAAAGCCGAGCTGAACAAAATGGAGCGCGAACTCGAACAGTCTGCTGAAAGTGCAGATGAACTTGGGGACGAATTGAAGGAAAGTGGAGACAATGCCGAAAAATCCGGCTCGAAATTTGAGAAACTGGGCAGCGTTCTTAAAGGTGTTGGCGCGGCTATGGGTGCTGCAGCGGCCGCAGCGGGCGCGGCTGCCATCAAGCTGGGAAAAGAGGTCGTGGAGCAGTTTGGTGAGCTTGAGCAGAACCTTGGCGGTTCTGAAGCTGTGTTTGGAGAATATGCTGCACGTATCCAAAAAACGGGAGAAGAAGCCTACAAGAATCTGGGCTTGTCCCAATCCGAGTACCTTGCCACCGCCAACAAAATGGGCGCACTGTTTCAGGGTGCTGGTGTCGATCAGCAAAAAAGTCTGGAGCTTACTGAGAAGGCCATGCAACGGGCGGCAGATATGGCTTCGGTTATGGGCATTGACATGCAGACTGCCATGGAATCCATCGCTGGCGCAGCCAAGGGTAACTTCACCATGATGGATAATCTGGGCGTCGCCATGAACGCCACTACCATCGAAGCTTATGCTCTTGCAAAAGGGCTGGATTTTGCCTGGAATAGCGCAACCAATGCCGAAAAGGCCGAGATCGCCATGCAGATGTTTTTTGAAAAAACCGAACAGTATGCTGGCAACTTCGCAAGAGAGTCTACCCAGACCATCAGCGGTTCCATTGGTCTTTTACAAGCCTCTCTAAGTTCGTTTATAGCAGGACTTGGCAATGCGAACGCTGATATGACGAACCTAACACAAAATCTTGTGGATGCCTTTCAGGCTGTAGTTAAAAATATTGTACCGGTTTTGGAAAATATAGTGGCTGCTCTGCCGGAGGCAACCGGTGCAATTATCTCAGCAGTCAAAGATCTGCTTCCCGTGCTGTTGCAAACTGTAACTGAATTGTTCTCTCAGGTGCTTCAAACTCTCTTGAGCCTGCTGCCGGAGCTGATCCCGGCGGCAGTAGATGCAGTCATGACCATTGCAGGTACACTCATTGATAACCTGCCTTTACTCATTGATGCAGCGGTGCAGCTAATCACAGCGTTGGTAATGGGGCTTGGAGAAGCATTACCTGAGCTAATTCCAGCAGCAGTTCAAGCAGTGATCACCATTGTGCAAGGGCTGCTGGATAATATGGACAAAATCCTTGAAGCTGCTTTTACATTGATTCAAGGACTGGCGCAGGGACTTTTAAATGCATTGCCAGAACTAATTGAAGCACTGCCGAGGATAATTACAACAATCATTGACTTTGTGACGAACAATATGCCGAAGATCATAGAATTGGGAATTACGCTTATCGTACAGCTTGCTGCCGGGCTTGTGAAAGCCATTCCAGAACTAGTAAAGTCTTTACCTCAGATTGTTGCGGCTATTATAGAAGGCTTGGGCAAGGCGGTTGTTTCAGTGGTTGAGATTGGTAAGAACATTGTAAAAGGCATCTGGGAAGGTATTAAAAGCCTTGGTAGCTGGATTAAGGATAAGGTTTCCGGTTTCTTTTCCGGTATTGTTGATGGAGTAAAGAATTTCCTCGGAATCAGATCTCCGTCCACTGTTTTTGAAGGCATTGGCGGCAATATGGCACTGGGTATTGGTGAGGGATTTGACAAGGCTATGGCCAGAGTGGCAGACGATATGCAAAATGCAGTGCCGACAGATTTTAATATATCTCCTGATATTAGTGTAAGTGGAAGAGGTGGATTTAGCGATTTAGCTTCCGGGCCGCTTGTTGTGGTGCAGCAGATGATTGTTCGTGGTGAAGAAGACATCCGCAGGATTTCACAGGAGTTATATAACCTGATGCAGACAGGTTCAAGGGCGCAGGGACGTTTTATAACAGCGTAATGGAGGGAAGCATATGGGATTTATCTACAATGGAATATCGTCGCAAAGTATGAAAATACGAGCAAGACTTACCAAATGGCAGGTCTCCCCTGCCCTGCGCAATTCCTTTGAAACTGTGCCGGGCAAAGCAGGTATTGCAGATTTTGGCTGCGACATATCAGAACGAAACATAATAATTAGCTGTAGTGTGCTTCCCCAGCGCAGTTTTGCTGAGCTTGTATCGGTTCTTGATAATGTTGCAGAATGGTTAAATCCGGAAAACGGGCTTAAGCAACTTGTTATAGATGATTTGCCCGACCGATATTTCATGGCTCGCTTATCAGAAGCGGTTGACTGTGAGCGGATATTGCGGACAGCGGGCAGCTTTGAACTTCGGTTTGTTTGTCCCGACCCGTATGTTTACGCGTTGGAAGATGAGATATTTGTTCTTTCTGAAACAGGTCTGCATGAGTTGGAGAGGGTTAAAGGAAATACGGATTCCAATCCGGTTTATCTCTTGAAGGGTTTGATATCAACGTCCTCATCAAGCTATATTTCGCTTATTACAAACGGCGAGGAATTGCTAATTGTTGGCTCATTATCTGAAGGTGAAACTCTGATTGTCGACTCCGGCATGGTAACAGCTAAGGTTATTGATGAAACAGGCCGAACCTTGAGAAATGGCCTTCCCAGCCTGCAGGATCTGAATTTTCCAATTCTCAGGAAAGGTGTTAATCATATTGAGATTGCCGCAGAAAACGCGACCTTTACCGAGTTAAAAATACAGGCAAAAAGCAGATGGAGGTGATAACATGGCGATAAAATCAATCCTGACAAACCAAGAGGATTTTACCGGGGAGTTTCCTGTAACATCAAGGACGTCTGCTTTATGGCGATTTAATGAAAAAACACCAGACGAAAATCTTCAGCTTATAGACTCATCGGGACATGGCAGACATTTTACCATCTCCGGCTGGTCAGGGACATCGGCAAACCTTATTGCTGGAAGATTCGGAAGATACTTCAGGCAAAATATTGTTAATCCGACTTCTGAAAAGACCCATCTTATAGCAGAAAATGATGGGAGTTTCTTTAGCAATCTGGGCGAAAAGATTGTTGTAGGCGGTTGGATTAATCCTACCACCTATTCGGTCGGCCAGACATATATACCCATATTCAATACCCGCCAAGGACCCGGTCAGCCAATTTTTTATGTTTCACTTTATCAAGGGAGACTTAGGCTTATGTTGTATAACTCCTCCGGCACACTAATCTACGACCAGAGCGAAACAGCTACCATTACCTTGAAAAACGGCGGCTGGTATTTTATCGCCTCCATCATTGAAGTAAGCAACAAAAAGGTACAGAACATCATATGCGATCGCAGCGACGGGGCAACCTGGGTGTCACCTGTGCGTTTCTTTTCGGGAGAGCTGAATCGGGAATGTATAGCAGACATTATTATGGGGATGCATGCAAATACCTACTACTATGCCGGAGGCTTCGACGACTGGTTTCTGGAAACGGACTCACAGCTTACAGCTGATGATTTGCTGTTATATTTTAAGTCGTCTTTACATGCAAACGGTGGGGATGCGGCTTCGGATGTAGATGCTTTGGCAGAGCCTAGCGCAGTCACCCTTAAAGCAACAGATGGCGAGTATCCTGCAAGTGGCGTACTTTATACAAGGGCGGTTCCATGTGCATTATCGGGCAGCGGTCGTGTAGCTGTGACAAGCGAATATACTGCAGGTGTTACTTCAGTGTCTCTAGTAGAGACCAGCACAAGCGATGATCTTGAAGAATGGTCTGCATGGCAGGCTGTGGGAACCAGCGGTGAACTTCAATCGCCAAATCGGCAATATATAAGGTTCCGTGTTACCCTTACCAGCAGCGATCCGTTGAGGACGCCAAAACTTCTGGAAATACAGCTTCATGATATACCGAAAGCGCCCTATGAGAAATTAGGCTTTGCCCGTCCTGTGGTTTTGGATAAAAACGGAGCATGGGAAGCTGTTCTTGAAAATGCCTTTGATATCATTGTCACTGGTGAGGTGAACGGTGCGGATACGTTGGAATTCAAGCTTCCGTTCCATGATCCAAAAAGAAGCGCGCTGGAAAATGAAAAACAAGTGCAAATCGTAAATGACATTTACCGGATCCGAACCTTAACGGACAATAAAAGCGAAGATGGGCGTGTTATTACGCAAGTATATGCTGAAGCGGTATTTTACGATCTGTCTTTCAGTGCGGAAAAAGAACCTAGAGAATTCAATGCAGATACTGCAGATGTTCCGATGCAATATGCACTTTTGGGAACAGGTTGGACAGTAGGAAATGTTACTGTCACTACGAAACGGACATGGCAGTGTACAGAAAAAAATGCCTTATCCATCCTTCGCGCCGTACAGAATATTTATGGCGGCGATCTGGTGTTTGACAGCGCCAACCGCCAGGTACACCTTTTGACTTTTAGTGGTACTGATAGCGGAGCGCTTTTTTCATATAGAAAGAATTTGAAAAGTATTCAGCGGGTAGTCGATACACGCGAATTAGTGACAAGGCTCTATGCTTATGGAAAGGACGGATTGACCTTCGCTTCAATTAATGGAGGTAAGGCATACGTGGAAGATTACACTTTTTCCAGTGAAGTGAGGGTGTCGACGCTTGATTGTTCGTCGTTTACAAATCCGTATCAGATGCTGGAATATGCAAAAATGCGGCTTGCAGAATATTCGAAGCCTCGCGTTTCTTATGTACTGTCTGCAATGGATTTATCTGCGCTAACCGGTTATGAGCACGAAGCATGGAAACTGGGTGATATTGTTACAGTGGACGATAAAGAACTAGGCCTTTTGGTAAAGACTCGTGTTGTGAGAAGGCAGTATAACTTGCAGGAGCCATGGAAAACAGTGATTGAGCTTTCAACTAAACTGCGGGAACTTGGCGATTCTTCAGCACAGTGGGACAAGGCAGCGGATGCGCTGTCCTCAGCAGAGTTGATAAACCGTCAGGAAATTAAAGATATGGTACCATTCAACCATCTGCGCAATTCCAGAGCGGATGATGGTTTTGCCTACTGGGTCAATTCCGGCTTTGAAGTGGATACTGAGAATGGTGTTTCTGGAACTGCTTCCTTCAAGGCTGTTGGTGTACCTGGTATGACAAAGAGCCTGTCACAGACGGTATACCCAGCAACACGTAAAAGCTATACATTTTCAGCGCAGATTGCTTCCGAAAACCTTGAAAAGGGCGAAAACGGCCAGGTTGGTGCTGAGATAGTCATTGAATACGAGGACGGTACAACAGAAACAAGATTTATAGACCTGATTTGAGGGTGATGATATGGCATATTTCAATCAGATTGCACACAGTATTTCTCCCAAAAGTATCAGCAGAGTCAAATCTATCACCATCAGGCTGTGCGTCACTGACTGCACCGGCACAGTGTACTTTACAGACTTATTGCTTCAGGGCGGTTCGGTTTCCACTGGATGGATCGGGCATGTGTGCGAGATACAGTGGACATTGGACGGGTAATGAGCCGCTAAAATTATTTTCTGCCTAACACATGCTCCCAGTAGCATCGGAAAAGGCAGAGCCACTGAACATAAAGAATCTCTGTAGGAGTAATATTTTTATTTTGCACACCAGCCTGACGGAATGCCCTAGATAACTGCTTGCTTGTAAAAAGACTGCGGAATCCATATTTTAGTGCCTTTGAAACAAATTGTTCATAGGCAAACCACTGGTTTGCGGGTATGTCCGGTTGGCTCTTTTTCTTAAGGTGAAGAAGTACTACATCAACGCCCGGTTTGGGATGAAAATCTTCCCTGCTGAAATAGTAAGCAATATCCAAATCAAATCTGGGCTTTATAAGCAGTGAACGCAATGATTCTGAAGGCTTACCCATGAAACGCTTGGCTGCGCCTTTTTCCATGGTAAGCCATGCTTCAGAAGGTGCGTTTTTGCATTCCGTCAATTTTCGCATAATATCCGTAGTGAAGCAAAAGGGAATGTTTGAAAAAACCTTATAATCTTCGGATTGAGGAAGCTTCCACTTCATAAAATCCTGATGATATATACGGATATTTTTGACGTCCTTGAATTTTGCTGTCAATTTATTATATAAA is a window of Defluviitoga tunisiensis DNA encoding:
- a CDS encoding phage portal protein — its product is MKIFSRLFKARDKPKNSLFGNAYSFFFGGTSSGKTVNERTAMQTTAVYACVRILAEAIAGLPLHVYRYKEDGGKEKALTHPLYYLLHDEPNPEMSSFVFRETLMSHLLLWGNAYAQIIRDGSGRVLALYPLLPNKMTVDRAPNGELFYTYRRDSDESRVNPKAGLIYLRSDEVLHIPGLGFDGLIGYSPIAMAKNAIGMAIACEEYGASFFANGANPGGVLEHPGVLKDPAKVRESWNAVYQGSANAHRIAVLEEGMKFQPIGIPPEQAQFLETRKFQINEIARIFRVPPHMVGDLEKSSFSNIEQQSLEFVKYTLDPWVVRWEQALQKALLLPSEKRTYFVKFNVDGLLRGDYASRMNGYAVARQNGWMSANDIRELENMNRIPEELGGDLYLINGNMTKLADAGAFAGKTNAETEGSKR
- a CDS encoding head maturation protease, ClpP-related, translated to MNKSQKPRPVRRFWNWIQNDDGSRTLYLDGPIAEESWLGDEVTPKQFKSELLSGEGDITIWINSPGGDIFAANQIYNMLMDYKGKVTVKIDGIAASAASVIAMAGGDVFMSPVSMMMIHNPMTIAIGDTEEMEKAIAMLEEIKESIINAYELKTRLSRAKISHLMDAESWFNARKAVELGFADGILFMEDESFPSEFEVSGGMIFSRQAVTNSILRKLKPKEKPKGTPIESLEKRLFLLLPH
- a CDS encoding phage major capsid protein, translating into MSKILELREKRAKVWEAAKAFLDSKRGNDGLLSPEDTATYEKMEADVIALGKEIERLERQAAIDLELSKPLNIPITDKPTSISGNNEKTGRASDEYRQSFWNMMRGRRKYDVHNALQIGEDTEGGYLVPDDFERTLVEALEEENIFRQIANVITTSSGDKKIPVVASKGTASWVDEEGQIPESDDSFAQVSIGAYKLATMIKVSEELLNDSVFNLEQYIAKEFARRIGAKEEEAFFIGDGSGKPTGILADNGGGEIGVTAASATAITLDEIMDLFYSLKSPYRRNAVFIMNDSTIKAIRKLKDNNGQYLWQPSVTAGTPDTILNRPVKTSAFMPAIAAGAKTIVFGDFSYYWVADRQGRVFKRLNELYAATGQVGFMATQRVDGKLVLSEAVKILQQKST
- a CDS encoding head-tail connector protein gives rise to the protein MELLEKVKANLILQHNEDDALLQEYIKAAVAYAESYQKKPEGYYAENPMPPTTEQAVIMLSSHFYESRDGSTAGFFGDSVQAGQQVWNTVNLLLRLDRDWKI
- a CDS encoding head-tail adaptor protein — encoded protein: MSFGKMKTFVDIISVKPVKDSEGFTEKDDVILASVRAYKEDRHGSEKWANRAAFSQASALFRFRKIPNLEVTTDLVLVCSDGRYNIISVEDVKGRGMYIEVLAEKVKSSKA
- a CDS encoding HK97 gp10 family phage protein, encoding MAKVEVKLPEQFLLKLSRLGERTDEIIPKVLEAGGEVVLSKVKSNLQSVIGSGTKYPSRATGELVNALGLSPAKQDRDGNHNIKIGFTEPRKDGESNAKIANIIEYGKSGQPPRPFLKPAKSATRKSCIEVMKSRLEQELGRI
- a CDS encoding major tail protein; the protein is MATIGLDRLYYAKITENENGEETYDTPVPLAKAITAELSVELAEATLYADDGAAEVVKEFQSGTLTLGVADIGVDAAEVLTGATLDDNKVLISTSEDGGAPVAIGFRAKKANGKYRYFWLYRVKFGIPATNLQTKGDSITFSTPTIEGTVMRRNKPDGQGKHPWKAEVSEDDPGVSPETITGWYTEVYEPVFAVGGGSE
- a CDS encoding phage tail protein, with translation MADNFGLKIGIEGEKEFKNAIREINQSFKVLGSEMNLVASQFDKQDKSVEAVTARNKVLNKEIELQKEKIATLEKALANAASSFGETDKRTQSWQIQLNNAKAELNKMERELEQSAESADELGDELKESGDNAEKSGSKFEKLGSVLKGVGAAMGAAAAAAGAAAIKLGKEVVEQFGELEQNLGGSEAVFGEYAARIQKTGEEAYKNLGLSQSEYLATANKMGALFQGAGVDQQKSLELTEKAMQRAADMASVMGIDMQTAMESIAGAAKGNFTMMDNLGVAMNATTIEAYALAKGLDFAWNSATNAEKAEIAMQMFFEKTEQYAGNFARESTQTISGSIGLLQASLSSFIAGLGNANADMTNLTQNLVDAFQAVVKNIVPVLENIVAALPEATGAIISAVKDLLPVLLQTVTELFSQVLQTLLSLLPELIPAAVDAVMTIAGTLIDNLPLLIDAAVQLITALVMGLGEALPELIPAAVQAVITIVQGLLDNMDKILEAAFTLIQGLAQGLLNALPELIEALPRIITTIIDFVTNNMPKIIELGITLIVQLAAGLVKAIPELVKSLPQIVAAIIEGLGKAVVSVVEIGKNIVKGIWEGIKSLGSWIKDKVSGFFSGIVDGVKNFLGIRSPSTVFEGIGGNMALGIGEGFDKAMARVADDMQNAVPTDFNISPDISVSGRGGFSDLASGPLVVVQQMIVRGEEDIRRISQELYNLMQTGSRAQGRFITA
- a CDS encoding distal tail protein Dit; protein product: MGFIYNGISSQSMKIRARLTKWQVSPALRNSFETVPGKAGIADFGCDISERNIIISCSVLPQRSFAELVSVLDNVAEWLNPENGLKQLVIDDLPDRYFMARLSEAVDCERILRTAGSFELRFVCPDPYVYALEDEIFVLSETGLHELERVKGNTDSNPVYLLKGLISTSSSSYISLITNGEELLIVGSLSEGETLIVDSGMVTAKVIDETGRTLRNGLPSLQDLNFPILRKGVNHIEIAAENATFTELKIQAKSRWR